Proteins found in one Homalodisca vitripennis isolate AUS2020 chromosome 4, UT_GWSS_2.1, whole genome shotgun sequence genomic segment:
- the LOC124361019 gene encoding basic proline-rich protein-like: MSATGSVRDAEHLRNVVNREQDSACCLPFHLGILVAAAHPPPAPLIRARTAAAIARKAHRRRLRERYLTPPREPLPAQIPSPVLSTASPPTQLPRQAHGTSSPVPPASPATIIGSPAAPTAGPPSPPPPPPGPSSTAGSTPPGSPASSLADHPAFELLA; the protein is encoded by the exons ATGTCCGCAACTGGCAGTGTGCGAGACGCTGAACACCTTAGGAACGTCGTCAACCGTGAACag GACTCCGCCTGCTGCCTCCCCTTCCACCTCGGGATCCTCGTCGCCGCTGCTcaccccccccccgcccccctcATCCGTGCACGCACTGCGGCCGCCATTGCGCGCAAAGCTCACCGCCGCCGACTTAGGGAACGGTACTTGACTCCTCCTCGCGAGCCGCTGCCTGCCCAAATTCCGTCACCCGTGCTGTCCACAGCGTCACCGCCCACCCAACTACCTCGACAAGCCCATGGAACTTCATCTCCAGTCCCGCCTGCGTCTCCAGCCACCATCATCGGCTCGCCGGCCGCGCCTACTGCTGGGCCTCCCTCTCCACCTCCGCCACCGCCGGGCCCATCATCAACTGCTGGCTCCACCCCTCCTGGCTCGCCGGCCTCCTCATTGGCCGACCATCCAGCCTTCGAGCTCTTGGCATAG